A stretch of DNA from Synechococcus sp. JA-3-3Ab:
ATGCAGGGGTGGCCCGTCACGCCTACAACTGGGGTCTGGCTATCTGCAAGCAGGCTGTTGAATCCAAACAGAAGCTACCCACGGCTATTGACCTGCACAAGCGCTTGGTAGCCGAGGTGAAGAAAGAAAATCCCTGGTACTACCAGGTCTCCAAATGCGCTCCTCAGCAGGCCCTCCGCAACTTGGAGCAAGCCTTTAAGCGCTGGCGGAGTGGGTTGGGGAAGTTCCCCCGCTTCAAACGCAAGGGAGTGCGAGACAGCTTTTACTTGGAAGGTAGCATCCGCATCTCTGGTGACCGCATCAAGGTACCTATCCTTGGTTGGTTACGCTGTGCGGAGCTGCTCCCCACTGCCACACCCAAGAACGTGGTCATTAGTCTTCGCGCTGGACATTGGTATGTCTCCTTCAAGTATGAAGCTCCGGCGCCTCAGGTGGAGAAGACCGGGGAAGTTGTGGGAGTAGACTTAGGTATCAATCGCTTGGCCACCTGTTCCGACGGGGAAGTATTCGAGAATCCAAAGCCCTATTACAAAGCGAAGAAGCGTCTGGCCAGGCTGCAACGGCGACTGAGTCGTAAGCAGAAGGGATCCGCTAACCGTAAGAAGGCAGTAGCACAGCTCGCTAAGGCCCATAAGCGGGTGGCAGGCATTCGGCAAGACAATCTGCACAAGCTAACGACCTACCTGGCCAAGAAATATCGGGTAGTGGTGATTGAGGACTTGCAGGTGAAGAACCTGCTTAAGAACCACAAGCTGGCAGGAGCGCTGTCAGATTGTGGCTTTTACGAGTTTCGGCGACAGCTAGAGTATAAGGCCCGGCTCTACGGCTGTCAGGTGGTGGTGGCGGATAGGTTTTATCCGTCCAGCCAACTGTGTTCTCGCTGTGGGCACCGACAGAAGATGCCGCTACAGGAAAGGATGTTCTGCTGCCCGTGTTGTGGTCTGGAGCTAGACCGCGACTTGAATGCAGCCCTAAATCTGTTGCGGTGGTACAGAACTACCTCAAGCTCTGGGGGAAGTGACGCCTGTGGAGATCCCTCTGGCGGGGTGGTAGGGGTGAACTCTGCCGCTAGTCATGGGTCGCTGAAGCAGGAAGAAAGCAGCGATGCTGGGCAAAGTTCTGCTTTGTTCAGCGTTGCATAAGTCTTTCGGAGCGGACTTCCTCGGCAAGAAAGGATTCTGTCCCGCAGTCGAGGCCATCAAAGGCCAGAGCCATTGCTTGCGGATCCAGATCGCGCATACGGGCTCCCCCATGGAAATGCTCGGGATCCCATCTAGAATAGGCGACGACAGGGCGAGAGAGGAGGCGAGCTGCGGTGACCTTCGCCCAGTGGCTGGGGCTGGCAGCATTGCTGGGTTTGCTGGTTCTGCTCTGGCAGATCCGGCAGATCCTGCTGTTGGTGTTTGCGGCCATCGTCTTGGCAGTAGCTTTGGATACCTTAGCCCAGATCCCGCAGCGCTACGGCTTTCGCCGCGGCCCCTCGCTCCTCATCACCGGTTTGACGGTTCTGGTGGGGGCGATTCTGGTGGGGCTGATCGTGGTGCCTCCCTTGGCGGATCAGTTGCGGCGGCTGTTTACCGATGGGGTGCCCGCCGGGATCGTGCAGGCGCAGCGGCTGTTCGAGAGCCTCATCCTCTCGTTGCCGACGGATATCGAGCTGCCGACGCTGCGGGAGTTGGCCAATAGCTTGGTGCCCCAGGCCACCGAGTTGGTGCGCCAGGTGCGCGACTTTTTCTCCGAGTCCTTCACCGCCTTTTTCGCCACCCTGCTCAATCTGTTGTTTGTGATCATCCTCACCATCCTGTTGTTGGTGGATCCCCAGGCTTATAGCCGCGCCTTTGTCTCGGTTTTCCCGGCCTTCTACCGCCCCCGCGTCCGCTACATCCTCAAGCGCTGCGAGCTGGCGCTGCGAGGGTGGCTGGTGGGGATCCTGTTCACCAGCAGCTTGGTGATGCTGCTAAGCGGCATTGGCCTCTGGATTTTAGGTGTGCCCCTGAGCCTGGCCAACGCGGTGCTGGCGGGACTGTTTAATTTCATCCCCAACATCGGCCCCACCCTGAGCGTGGTTGCCCCAATGCTGGTAGCCCTCACCGACGCCCCCTGGAAGTCCCTAGCAGTGCTAGGGCTGTACATCTTCATCCAGCAGCTTGAAAGCAGCGTCTTTACCCCGCTTGTCATGTCGCGCCAGGTGTCGCTTTTGCCCGCCCTAACTTTGGTGGCCCAAGTTACCTCGGCCTTTTTCTTCGGCGTGCTGGGCTTGTTTTTGGCTGTGCCGCTGGCGGCCATCCTGCAGGTGTGGATCCAGGAGGTGCTGATTCGGGATGTGTTGGATCCCTGGCAGGGATCCCGGGCCCGCCCCTTGCCCCTGGCCAAGGGAGATGGGATCCCGGCTTCCCAGGAGAAGCGGAAGCCTCTGCAGCCGGAGAACGAGAACGCCATCCTGCTGCCGTGAGGGTAGAGAAGTTACGGGAGCCGCGGGAAACGTAATCCTCCTTCACATTTCTTCCACAACTGCAGAGGCGCTTCTATAGTGAGGATCCCGTCTCCATCCGTCCAAGGATCGGAACCGCCATGTCCCACTTCACCACCTTGCAAGTGCAAATCAAGGATGCCGACCTGCTGGAAGAGACCCTGAAGGAATTGGGCTACACCGTGGAGCGGAACGCCAGCCTGCGCGGCTACCTCTGGAACCGCACCCGCGCCGATCTGGTGATCCGGCAAAAGAACGGCTTCGACATCGGCTTTCGCCGCAACGGGGATCACTATGAGCTTGTGGTGGATCTGTGGGGGGCGGGCATCGATCCCCAGACCTTTCTGGAGCCGATTTTGCAGCGCTACGCCCACAAGAGCTTGCTGCGCTCTGCCCGGCAACAGGGCTTCGCCATCGAGGCGGAGGAGCATCTAGAGGATGGCACCATCCGCGTAGTGGTGGGGCGCTGGGTGTAGCCGGGCCCATTGGCATCCGCTCATGCTCAGCAACTCCCGACCCTTGGTGGGCACAGGTGAGGGATCCCGGCCCCGCCCTTGGGATCTGGTGTTGGGAGGACGAGCCGCAGCCGGCGGTGCCCCGGCCCACGCCTTAGTTTTGGGGGGGCTTGAGGGGGCGCGGCGACGGCTCACCCAGGGCGACGAGGCGGTGCGTCTGGCCACCTTGCCCCAGCTGCTGCAGTACGGGCCGGCAGGCCTGGCCGAACTGATCGAAGCACTTGCTGGCAACACCTCCTGGGCGGTGCGCCTAGAGGCCTGGCGGCTGCTCTCCCAGCTCGAGCAGCCGGAGGCAGAGGAAGCCTGTCGAACCTACAGCCCCTTTCGCCCGGTGGGGGGTGCCCAGGGGGTCATCGTGGCCTATCGGCGCGGGGAGCGGAACTTTGCCTACGCCGACTTGGAGGGAGTGGATCTGCAAGAGGCGCGGCTGGGGGGTGCCAACTTCTACGAAGCTAATTTGAGAAAGGCCAACCTGGGTCTTTGCAACTTCAACGGCGCCCACCTGCACCAGGCAGATCTGCGCCAAGCTAACTTGCAAGGGGCCAAGCTCAGTGGCGCCGTCCTCCAGGGGGCGGATCTGCGGGGAGCCGATCTGAGGGGGGCGAAAGTCAGCGGCACCAGCCTGCGGGGATCCCGGCTTTCGGAAGAGACCCGCCTGGAGGAGCGGCTGCGCCACATCTGGCAGTTGCAAAACTGGGGGGGACAAGGGCAAGATTTCTCCGGCCAAGACCTGAGCAAGGCCGACTTGAGAGGGCTGGGGCTGCGCCAGATCCGGCTGCGGGGGGCCAACCTCAAGCGCGTGGATCTGCGCGGATCCAACCTGGAGGGAGCAGACCTGCGGGGGGCCAACCTGCAGCGAGCGGATCTGCGGGGGGCCAACTTGCAAAATGCCGACCTCGAGGGGGCCGATCTCGGCGGCGCCGAGCTGCGCCAGGCCCAGTTGCAGGGGGCCAACCTGCGCCGGGCTGACCTCAGCCGCGCCAACCTGACTCAGGCCAACCTGGAAGGCGCCCAGATCGAGGGCCTCAAACACAGCGGATCCCAGATTGCCGGCCTCATCTTCCCCGACGGCACCCCCCTCAAGCCCTGGTGGTGGTAGGCTGACCACCGCTGCCAAATCCAAAGGAATCCCAAGATCCCCAAGCCCCCGCCCCAACCTGGAGCAGCATGAGAGTAGAGATACCTAGGGGGTACGGCTATGGTTTTGGCAGAACAGCTCTCAACCAAACCGCTCACCGACGACGAACTGCGCAAAATGGACGCCTACTGGCGGGCCGCCAACTACCTGTCGGTGGGGCAGATTTACCTGATGGACAACCCGCTGCTGCGGGAACCTCTAAAGCTAGAGCATGTGAAGCCGCGCCTGCTGGGGCACTGGGGCACCACACCGGGGCTGAATTTTATCTACGTGCATCTCAACCGCATCATCAAGCGGGAAAACCTCAACGTCCTCTACATCACCGGCCCCGGCCATGGCGGCCCCGCTCTGGTGGCCAACACGTACCTGGAGGGCACCTACAGCGAGGTGTACCCCAACATCGGCCAAGATGCCGACGGGATGCGCAAGCTCTTCAAACAGTTCTCCTTCCCCGGCGGCGTGCCCAGCCACGTGGCCCCAGAAACCCCCGGCTCCATCCATGAGGGGGGAGAGCTAGGCTATGCCCTGGCCCACGCCTTTGGGGCGGCCTTCGACAACCCCGATCTGTTGGTGGCCTGTGTAGTCGGGGATGGAGAGGCGGAAACCGGCCCTCTGGCTGCTTCCTGGCACTCCAACAAGTTCCTCAACCCCATCCACGACGGGGCAGTGCTGCCGATTCTCCACCTCAACGGCTACAAGATCGCCAACCCCACCATCCTGGGCCGCCTCAGCCGTGAAGAGCTGCAGAGCCTGTTTGTGGGCTATGGCTACAAGCCTTACTTCGTAGAAGGCTCCGATCCGGCCCAGATGCACCAGTTGATGGCCGCCACTTTGGACACGGTAATCCACGAGATCCAAGAAATCCAGCAGCATGCTCGTACCAAGGGGGATCCCAGCCGTCCCCAGTGGCCGATGATCATCCTGCGCACCCCCAAAGGCTGGACGGGCCCCAAAGAGGTGGACGGCAAAAAGGTGGAGGATTTCTGGCGCTCCCACCAGGTGCCGCTGGCGGATCTGGCCAAGAAACCAGAGCACCTCAAGATCCTGGAAGAGTGGATGCGCAGCTACAGACCGGAAGAGCTCTTCGACGAAAACGGCCGCCTGCGGCCCGAGCTGCAGGAGCTGGCCCCCAAAGGGGAAAAGCGCATGGGCGCCACCCCCTATGCCAACGGCGGCCTGCTGACGCGGGAGCTGAAAATGCCGGATTTCCGCCGCTACGCCGTGGACGTGCCGCACCCCGGCACCCTCGAAGCCGAAGCCACCAAGGTGCTGGGGCAATTCTTGCGAGATGTGATGAAGCTCAACCCCCACAACTTCCGCCTCTTTGGCCCCGATGAAACTGCATCCAATCGCCTGGACGCCGTGTTTGAGGCCAGTGACCGCACCTGGGTGGCGCCTATCTACGACTACGACGAGCACCTCTCCCCCGATGGGCGGGTGATGGAGATCCTGAGCGAGCACGTCTGCCAGGGCTGGCTGGAGGGCTACCTGTTGACAGGCCGCCACGGCTTTTTCTCCTGCTACGAAGCCTTCATCCACCTGGTGGACTCCATGTTCAACCAGCACGCCAAGTGGCTGAAGACCACCCGCCACATCCCCTGGCGGCGGCCCATCCCCTCTCTCAACTACCTGCTCACCTCCCACGTGTGGCGGCAGGATCACAACGGCTTCAGCCACCAGGATCCCGGCTTTCTGGATCACGTGGTCAACAAGAAAGCCGATGTTATCCGCGTCTACCTGCCCCCGGATGCCAACACCCTGCTCTCGGTGGCGGATCACTGCCTGCGCAGCCGCCACTACGTCAATGTCATCGTGGCGGGGAAACAGCCGGCCCTGCAGTACCTGGACATGGATGCCGCCATCAAGCACTGCACCCAGGGCTTGGGGATCTGGGAGTGGGCCAGCAACGACCAGGGCTCGGAGCCGGATGTGGTCATGGCCTGCTGCGGCGATGTGCCGACGATGGAAACC
This window harbors:
- a CDS encoding RNA-guided endonuclease InsQ/TnpB family protein; the protein is MLLGFCTRLELNNRQKTLAAQHAGVARHAYNWGLAICKQAVESKQKLPTAIDLHKRLVAEVKKENPWYYQVSKCAPQQALRNLEQAFKRWRSGLGKFPRFKRKGVRDSFYLEGSIRISGDRIKVPILGWLRCAELLPTATPKNVVISLRAGHWYVSFKYEAPAPQVEKTGEVVGVDLGINRLATCSDGEVFENPKPYYKAKKRLARLQRRLSRKQKGSANRKKAVAQLAKAHKRVAGIRQDNLHKLTTYLAKKYRVVVIEDLQVKNLLKNHKLAGALSDCGFYEFRRQLEYKARLYGCQVVVADRFYPSSQLCSRCGHRQKMPLQERMFCCPCCGLELDRDLNAALNLLRWYRTTSSSGGSDACGDPSGGVVGVNSAASHGSLKQEESSDAGQSSALFSVA
- a CDS encoding AI-2E family transporter, with the protein product MTFAQWLGLAALLGLLVLLWQIRQILLLVFAAIVLAVALDTLAQIPQRYGFRRGPSLLITGLTVLVGAILVGLIVVPPLADQLRRLFTDGVPAGIVQAQRLFESLILSLPTDIELPTLRELANSLVPQATELVRQVRDFFSESFTAFFATLLNLLFVIILTILLLVDPQAYSRAFVSVFPAFYRPRVRYILKRCELALRGWLVGILFTSSLVMLLSGIGLWILGVPLSLANAVLAGLFNFIPNIGPTLSVVAPMLVALTDAPWKSLAVLGLYIFIQQLESSVFTPLVMSRQVSLLPALTLVAQVTSAFFFGVLGLFLAVPLAAILQVWIQEVLIRDVLDPWQGSRARPLPLAKGDGIPASQEKRKPLQPENENAILLP
- a CDS encoding DUF1257 domain-containing protein, with amino-acid sequence MSHFTTLQVQIKDADLLEETLKELGYTVERNASLRGYLWNRTRADLVIRQKNGFDIGFRRNGDHYELVVDLWGAGIDPQTFLEPILQRYAHKSLLRSARQQGFAIEAEEHLEDGTIRVVVGRWV
- a CDS encoding pentapeptide repeat-containing protein, whose amino-acid sequence is MLSNSRPLVGTGEGSRPRPWDLVLGGRAAAGGAPAHALVLGGLEGARRRLTQGDEAVRLATLPQLLQYGPAGLAELIEALAGNTSWAVRLEAWRLLSQLEQPEAEEACRTYSPFRPVGGAQGVIVAYRRGERNFAYADLEGVDLQEARLGGANFYEANLRKANLGLCNFNGAHLHQADLRQANLQGAKLSGAVLQGADLRGADLRGAKVSGTSLRGSRLSEETRLEERLRHIWQLQNWGGQGQDFSGQDLSKADLRGLGLRQIRLRGANLKRVDLRGSNLEGADLRGANLQRADLRGANLQNADLEGADLGGAELRQAQLQGANLRRADLSRANLTQANLEGAQIEGLKHSGSQIAGLIFPDGTPLKPWWW
- a CDS encoding phosphoketolase family protein is translated as MVLAEQLSTKPLTDDELRKMDAYWRAANYLSVGQIYLMDNPLLREPLKLEHVKPRLLGHWGTTPGLNFIYVHLNRIIKRENLNVLYITGPGHGGPALVANTYLEGTYSEVYPNIGQDADGMRKLFKQFSFPGGVPSHVAPETPGSIHEGGELGYALAHAFGAAFDNPDLLVACVVGDGEAETGPLAASWHSNKFLNPIHDGAVLPILHLNGYKIANPTILGRLSREELQSLFVGYGYKPYFVEGSDPAQMHQLMAATLDTVIHEIQEIQQHARTKGDPSRPQWPMIILRTPKGWTGPKEVDGKKVEDFWRSHQVPLADLAKKPEHLKILEEWMRSYRPEELFDENGRLRPELQELAPKGEKRMGATPYANGGLLTRELKMPDFRRYAVDVPHPGTLEAEATKVLGQFLRDVMKLNPHNFRLFGPDETASNRLDAVFEASDRTWVAPIYDYDEHLSPDGRVMEILSEHVCQGWLEGYLLTGRHGFFSCYEAFIHLVDSMFNQHAKWLKTTRHIPWRRPIPSLNYLLTSHVWRQDHNGFSHQDPGFLDHVVNKKADVIRVYLPPDANTLLSVADHCLRSRHYVNVIVAGKQPALQYLDMDAAIKHCTQGLGIWEWASNDQGSEPDVVMACCGDVPTMETLAAADFLRQHLPDIKIRVVNVVNLMKLQPPSEHPHGISDKEFVSIFTPDKPIVFAFHGYPWLIHRLTYRRPNHHNLHVRGYKEEGTTTTPFDMCVLNQVDRFNLANDVLERVERFKYRRDHVQQLIRDKLVEHKQYICKYGEDLPEVRNWKWPY